The following nucleotide sequence is from Chrysiogenia bacterium.
CCACGTGGTGAACTTCGACGTGCCCAATACGCCCGATGCCTACACGCACCGGATCGGCCGCACCGGCCGCGCCGAGAAGCAGGGCAAGGCCTTTACCTTCGTCACGACCGAAGATCGCCGCCAGGTGATCGGTATCGAGCGCAAGATCGGCGCGCGCATCGACCGTTGTTCGATCGCGGGTTTTGAAGACCCGGCAGCGCGTTTTGACCAGCGCTCGCGCCCGCCGCGTGAGAACGCCGGTCGCTCGGGTCCCCCGCGCGGACGCAGCAACGGCCCCCGCGGTCCGCGAAACGGTCCTCGCGAGGATTCGCGTGCTCCGCGTAGCGCCGACAGCCGTGATCGTAACGAAAACCGTGGCAACCGCCGCGACGCCCGCGATGATCGCGGCGCACCGGCCGGTGGCCGCTTCGCCAACCGTAACGAGCGTGGCAGCGTGGCAGGCAACCGCGATCGCGACGAGAACCGCGGCAATCGCCGTGAGAGCCCTCCGCGCGACCGTCGCGACGACAACCGTGGCAACCGCGCTCCCCGGGCCGAAGGCCGTGGCAATGCCGGCGGTAACGGCGGAAGCGGCGGCAACCAG
It contains:
- a CDS encoding DEAD/DEAH box helicase, with the protein product QRDRAMEGFRRGRSDILVATDIAARGIDVANISHVVNFDVPNTPDAYTHRIGRTGRAEKQGKAFTFVTTEDRRQVIGIERKIGARIDRCSIAGFEDPAARFDQRSRPPRENAGRSGPPRGRSNGPRGPRNGPREDSRAPRSADSRDRNENRGNRRDARDDRGAPAGGRFANRNERGSVAGNRDRDENRGNRRESPPRDRRDDNRGNRAPRAEGRGNAGGNGGSGGNQRYGRSDSRPGQGAGRGSRTAAGGGNRKSGGNAGGRTRRNSRAS